A single genomic interval of Halobacillus halophilus DSM 2266 harbors:
- a CDS encoding phytoene desaturase family protein, translated as MKQTQTAIVGGGIGGLVTALLLSKDKDRKITIFEKNDYLGGRLTYERNGPYKIDQGPTIVLLPEMLLTILEEGGFERKDIPLIACDPLYDIRFKDGSAFTKYSDPDQQKQELKAKFPGSEKQFDRFLIDMKIRFLRGKSQFLEQSFVNKRRFFSGQNIKTLIQLKAYQNVKKMMRSYFADEQLVEAYTLQTLYIGGHPEQSPAMYSLVSYSEHEHGIWYMKGGYAHLVDLIVERLKERGVEIHTGAEVKQLHTSHSKVKSITAGDKEVEVDELILNGDFPTMDRLLPEERQHKRNYTPSSGCLLLYMGLDKIYPNHTIHQFFMSSNFDEHMKQVFDTKELPDDPSFYTFHPSIVDDSLAPAGKGVLYTLIPVPAGDDVDWSKKDQLIDHVLQQMEERGFPELRKHMNWMKVRTPEEAKRDGLYGGGSFGIAPTLFQSGVFRPQLKPYSLSNLYAVGASIHPGGGIPIVMQGAKLLADHLQNGSEERHNYKRGV; from the coding sequence ATGAAGCAAACCCAAACGGCTATTGTAGGGGGCGGAATTGGCGGCTTAGTAACAGCACTGCTTCTTTCCAAAGATAAGGATAGGAAAATTACCATCTTTGAAAAGAACGATTATCTTGGTGGGCGTCTGACCTATGAAAGAAATGGGCCTTACAAAATTGACCAGGGGCCGACCATCGTTCTGCTGCCGGAAATGCTTCTCACTATATTGGAAGAAGGCGGTTTTGAACGAAAAGATATTCCGCTCATTGCCTGTGATCCGCTTTATGATATCCGGTTTAAAGATGGGAGTGCATTTACTAAATATTCGGATCCTGATCAGCAAAAGCAGGAATTGAAAGCCAAATTCCCTGGAAGTGAGAAGCAATTTGACCGGTTTCTTATAGATATGAAAATTCGTTTTCTGCGAGGGAAATCTCAATTTTTAGAGCAGTCCTTTGTAAACAAACGCCGTTTCTTCTCCGGGCAGAATATCAAAACGTTGATTCAGCTGAAAGCTTATCAAAATGTTAAGAAGATGATGAGAAGCTATTTTGCAGACGAGCAGCTGGTGGAAGCTTATACATTGCAGACTCTTTATATTGGCGGCCACCCGGAGCAGTCTCCGGCAATGTATTCGCTGGTATCATACAGCGAACATGAACACGGGATCTGGTATATGAAAGGCGGATATGCTCACCTGGTCGATTTGATTGTCGAGCGTCTCAAAGAACGAGGGGTAGAGATTCACACCGGTGCCGAAGTCAAACAGCTTCACACATCGCACTCTAAGGTGAAGTCTATTACAGCTGGAGATAAAGAGGTCGAGGTAGATGAACTTATATTGAATGGGGATTTTCCTACCATGGATCGATTACTACCTGAGGAACGGCAGCACAAACGGAATTATACACCTTCATCCGGCTGCCTGCTTCTATACATGGGACTGGATAAGATCTATCCGAATCACACGATCCATCAATTTTTCATGTCTTCAAACTTTGACGAGCATATGAAGCAGGTATTTGATACGAAAGAGCTGCCTGATGATCCTTCTTTTTACACATTTCATCCCTCGATCGTTGATGATTCATTAGCGCCTGCTGGTAAAGGGGTTCTTTATACCTTAATACCTGTGCCCGCGGGAGACGACGTGGACTGGAGTAAAAAGGATCAATTAATTGACCACGTGCTTCAGCAGATGGAGGAAAGAGGTTTTCCGGAATTAAGGAAACATATGAACTGGATGAAGGTGAGGACACCGGAAGAAGCCAAAAGAGACGGTCTTTATGGAGGTGGAAGCTTCGGTATTGCCCCAACCCTCTTTCAGTCAGGCGTCTTCCGCCCTCAGCTAAAGCCGTATTCTCTTTCGAATCTATACGCGGTTGGAGCCTCGATTCACCCTGGAGGAGGCATCCCCATAGTCATGCAGGGAGCTAAGCTGCTAGCGGATCATTTGCAAAATGGTTCTGAAGAAAGGCATAATTATAAGCGAGGTGTTTAG
- a CDS encoding phytoene/squalene synthase family protein translates to MMDLNNAYDHCKNIIEKHSKTFSKAFAMLPKHQKRAVWAIYAFCRRADDIVDEGENPKEELEAFAVEFDLFMEGRLETEDPCWIALQDAFERFPLDPAPFYEMIVGQRMDLYPKTIDTKDDLLHYCYHVASTVGLMLLPVLAPGKVSRVKTGAIELGYAMQITNILRDIGEDLDNHRIYIPKQMMIEYGYTRTDLHNKKVNEAFIQLWEDLAQDAEHYYRNALATLPEYPVYSRTPVGGAAKMYRAIIQTVRNNDYQVFGKRNYVSDQMKKQIIAEMQ, encoded by the coding sequence ATGATGGACTTGAATAATGCTTATGACCATTGCAAAAACATAATAGAGAAACATTCCAAGACTTTCTCGAAAGCTTTCGCCATGCTCCCTAAACATCAGAAGAGGGCTGTATGGGCCATTTATGCCTTTTGTCGAAGGGCCGATGACATTGTGGATGAAGGGGAAAATCCGAAAGAAGAGCTGGAAGCATTTGCTGTAGAGTTTGATCTTTTTATGGAGGGCAGGCTTGAAACGGAAGACCCATGCTGGATTGCTCTCCAGGATGCTTTTGAACGTTTTCCTCTTGATCCGGCGCCTTTTTATGAGATGATTGTCGGTCAGCGCATGGACTTATATCCGAAAACGATTGATACAAAAGACGATCTCCTTCATTATTGCTATCATGTCGCAAGTACGGTTGGGCTTATGCTTTTACCTGTGCTTGCCCCCGGTAAAGTCTCCAGAGTTAAAACAGGTGCCATTGAACTTGGGTATGCGATGCAGATCACCAATATCCTGAGGGATATCGGAGAAGATCTGGATAATCATCGCATTTATATCCCTAAACAGATGATGATCGAATATGGTTATACTCGTACAGACCTTCATAACAAGAAGGTAAATGAAGCATTTATACAGCTCTGGGAAGACTTAGCCCAGGATGCTGAGCACTACTATCGTAATGCATTAGCTACTCTGCCGGAGTACCCCGTTTATTCAAGAACTCCTGTAGGAGGAGCTGCGAAAATGTACCGGGCCATCATCCAAACAGTGAGAAATAACGATTATCAGGTCTTTGGGAAGCGAAACTACGTATCTGATCAAATGAAAAAGCAGATTATTGCGGAAATGCAATAA
- a CDS encoding phytoene desaturase family protein, with amino-acid sequence MKVAIVGGGLGGLSAAVTLAKAGAEVNLFEKNDHFGGKMMPVNEAGYHFDFGPNTITMPEAFQDVLRQGGLEKELSFTKLTHHTRNQFKDGTIFDLSSDRQYMKQQLYRLDQKGFQNYDAFLLEIERLFHLSKEYFLHRTFSGWKDYLSPSLAKGFAQVRPLESMDHFFRRYFSHPGIIQSLNRYSTYVGSNPYVTPATFAMIAHLELNDGVYYVPGGNTKIAENMANAAENQGAQLYKNTRVEKILTHNKQATGVMAGGHTYEADYVIVNGDLLQSVPELIDNEKRASLSDKKIRSFDPSISAFVIMAGLDTTMPDLHHHHVLFSRNYEKEFSSLKNGQYPEEPTIYIGTSAKSDSTLSSEGDNCFILVNAPALGTSTEIDRERYKEKIYEDLAHSGLPIKNHVSFEKVIGPEEIESRFGAYRGSLYGPSSNRRLQAFMRPFNQSQDFSNLYFCGGSTHPGGGSPMVVLSGQNVANQILGKIVHPE; translated from the coding sequence ATGAAAGTTGCTATAGTCGGCGGCGGCTTAGGTGGGCTTTCGGCGGCTGTCACCCTGGCCAAAGCCGGAGCTGAAGTTAACCTTTTCGAAAAGAACGATCATTTTGGCGGGAAGATGATGCCTGTCAATGAAGCAGGCTATCATTTCGATTTCGGGCCGAATACCATCACCATGCCAGAGGCATTTCAAGATGTCCTTCGGCAGGGAGGTTTAGAAAAAGAACTCTCCTTTACTAAACTTACTCATCATACAAGAAACCAGTTTAAGGATGGCACAATCTTTGATCTGTCCTCAGACCGGCAGTATATGAAGCAGCAGCTCTACCGTCTGGATCAAAAAGGCTTTCAGAACTATGACGCCTTTTTACTGGAAATTGAACGCCTGTTTCATTTATCAAAAGAATATTTTCTTCATCGGACCTTTTCCGGGTGGAAGGATTACCTCTCTCCTTCCCTGGCGAAAGGGTTTGCCCAGGTGAGGCCGCTTGAGTCAATGGATCATTTTTTCAGAAGATATTTTTCTCACCCCGGCATCATTCAATCTCTTAACCGTTATTCTACCTATGTAGGCTCGAATCCCTACGTTACACCGGCTACATTTGCCATGATTGCTCACCTGGAATTAAATGACGGAGTTTACTACGTCCCTGGCGGAAATACGAAGATCGCAGAAAACATGGCGAACGCTGCAGAAAACCAGGGAGCTCAGCTATATAAGAACACACGAGTAGAAAAAATCTTAACCCATAACAAACAGGCCACTGGCGTGATGGCTGGAGGCCATACTTACGAAGCAGACTATGTGATCGTGAATGGAGACCTATTACAATCCGTTCCAGAATTAATCGATAACGAAAAGCGCGCCTCATTATCTGATAAAAAGATCCGTTCCTTCGATCCTTCTATATCCGCTTTCGTTATTATGGCTGGGCTGGACACTACTATGCCGGACCTACATCACCACCACGTTCTTTTTTCCAGGAATTATGAAAAGGAATTTTCAAGTTTAAAAAATGGCCAATATCCTGAAGAGCCTACCATCTATATCGGAACGTCTGCTAAGTCGGACTCGACTCTTTCCTCTGAAGGAGACAATTGTTTCATCCTGGTTAACGCCCCGGCGCTTGGCACTTCAACTGAAATAGATCGGGAAAGGTATAAAGAGAAGATTTATGAGGATTTAGCGCACTCCGGACTCCCGATTAAAAACCACGTATCTTTCGAAAAAGTGATCGGCCCTGAGGAAATTGAAAGCCGCTTCGGTGCATATCGTGGTTCCCTTTACGGTCCCTCTTCCAACCGCCGGCTCCAGGCGTTTATGAGACCATTCAATCAGTCTCAGGATTTCAGCAATCTGTACTTCTGTGGAGGCAGTACCCACCCGGGAGGCGGCTCTCCAATGGTCGTTCTCAGCGGCCAAAACGTAGCCAACCAGATCCTTGGCAAAATTGTTCATCCCGAATAG
- a CDS encoding glycosyltransferase, producing MTFFTIVLMITVLLNLWTILNSFFLLPLTSAKNLKNEPRVSLLIPLRNEEENVEGLMNSINNLSYPSLEVIFLDDHSEDKTYEKLLHETKNDPHLKVHQGKELPDGWNGKVHACYQLSKLASGDYYLFLDADARVAPSIIEKTLATMEKHGASMLSGFPHYPNDHFLSHMLVPLQHMVVQLHLPLAVANFTKQPMFTAACGIFIMVERNAYEAIGGHESVKGSLVEDVHISREMKKHGYKMVLANITPSVLSYMYHHPKETWAGFQKNIYTGLGRSAALVVILSLLYTLLFLVPFGFIAVAFVEGSWLYVLPYLLTVSFKMYVDARTGHPLWLSFFIPVSIVLLILIMISSMTVHIRGKSYQWKGRSYE from the coding sequence ATGACCTTTTTTACCATTGTCCTGATGATAACGGTTCTTCTCAATCTGTGGACGATCCTAAACAGCTTTTTCTTACTGCCTTTAACTTCAGCTAAAAATTTAAAAAACGAGCCCCGTGTCTCCCTTCTCATTCCTCTAAGAAACGAAGAGGAAAACGTGGAGGGGCTGATGAACTCCATTAATAACTTGAGCTACCCTTCGCTTGAGGTGATTTTTCTGGATGACCATTCGGAAGATAAGACGTACGAGAAGCTCTTACATGAAACGAAAAATGATCCACATTTAAAGGTGCATCAAGGGAAAGAACTGCCGGATGGCTGGAATGGAAAAGTTCATGCCTGTTATCAGCTCTCCAAGTTAGCAAGCGGGGACTACTACTTATTTCTGGATGCCGACGCGCGCGTTGCACCTTCAATCATCGAAAAGACCCTTGCCACGATGGAAAAACACGGAGCTTCAATGCTAAGTGGCTTCCCTCATTACCCAAACGACCATTTCCTAAGTCATATGCTGGTACCGCTTCAGCACATGGTCGTGCAGCTTCATCTGCCTCTTGCTGTGGCTAATTTCACGAAACAACCGATGTTCACAGCGGCGTGTGGGATTTTTATTATGGTGGAACGAAACGCCTATGAAGCGATCGGCGGACACGAGTCCGTTAAAGGATCACTCGTAGAGGACGTGCACATCAGCAGGGAGATGAAAAAGCACGGCTATAAAATGGTGCTTGCCAATATTACACCTTCCGTCCTTTCCTATATGTACCATCATCCTAAAGAAACGTGGGCCGGTTTCCAGAAAAACATCTATACCGGATTAGGACGATCAGCAGCGCTGGTGGTTATCTTATCGCTGCTTTATACTCTCTTATTTCTTGTACCATTCGGATTTATCGCTGTGGCTTTTGTAGAAGGTAGCTGGCTGTATGTGCTCCCCTACTTATTAACCGTATCCTTTAAAATGTATGTCGATGCTCGCACAGGTCATCCATTATGGCTGTCCTTTTTCATCCCCGTGTCTATCGTTTTGCTTATTTTAATTATGATTTCCTCGATGACGGTACATATCAGGGGAAAATCCTATCAGTGGAAAGGAAGGTCTTACGAATGA
- a CDS encoding lysophospholipid acyltransferase family protein, with product MLKAKKNSFIEWGFSKFNRFLLKSQFKHINVSYSTLPDGPALFLINHSTWWDPLMIYHLNKEIIRSDGYGMMHEDGIRRFPFFRRIGAFSINTNDRRHLLRSLNYSKALLEQGSTVWIFPQGEEQHLEKRPLEFFTGVAYIAKKCPTVPVVPISIYYSFEHTKKPNVYIKIGEPLDREVYASLNRKEMTRYFEERSTEQLDQLRETIIQEDHQSFRTM from the coding sequence ATGCTGAAAGCTAAAAAGAATTCATTCATTGAATGGGGATTTTCCAAGTTTAACCGCTTTCTATTGAAGTCACAATTTAAGCACATTAATGTATCCTATTCTACCCTGCCTGACGGGCCTGCCCTATTTTTAATTAATCATTCTACATGGTGGGACCCATTGATGATTTATCATTTGAATAAAGAGATCATTCGGTCCGATGGTTATGGAATGATGCATGAAGACGGGATCAGGCGCTTTCCTTTTTTCCGCAGGATTGGTGCTTTTTCCATTAACACCAACGATCGGAGACATCTGCTTCGATCGTTGAATTACAGTAAAGCGCTGCTTGAGCAAGGCAGCACGGTATGGATTTTCCCTCAAGGAGAGGAGCAGCATTTGGAGAAGCGCCCGCTTGAGTTTTTCACAGGGGTCGCCTACATAGCTAAGAAGTGTCCCACCGTCCCTGTCGTTCCGATTTCCATTTACTATTCGTTTGAACATACTAAAAAACCAAACGTCTACATTAAGATTGGGGAGCCACTGGATCGAGAAGTGTATGCTTCTTTAAACAGAAAAGAAATGACGCGTTATTTTGAAGAACGATCCACCGAACAACTGGATCAGCTGCGTGAAACGATTATACAGGAAGACCATCAATCGTTTAGAACCATGTAG
- a CDS encoding carotenoid biosynthesis protein, translating into MDTIIYRFFIFWYICGVILLTFDLLPPWLEWANSVFLITAGVIAIIYFIRMYGAAGGVLYSLFIIVVSIYVEHLGVAYNFLFGSYDYNQNFGLKIFDTPVTIGFAWMLIIGCSHELARGITEKWSGFFRLISFVITGGLLAVTMDLILDPVSYKVKEYWIWQEPGVYYDIPFSNFMGWFILAAIFHAVFLLWNPVKVSHSSLWPSRMALTFGLIIGMFCIMAISGRLFGAAILVGSLAALWYIIYFWRKKGYAES; encoded by the coding sequence ATGGACACAATCATTTATCGCTTTTTCATTTTCTGGTACATATGCGGCGTTATTTTACTTACATTCGACTTGCTTCCGCCCTGGCTGGAGTGGGCCAACAGTGTATTTTTAATTACTGCAGGCGTGATTGCCATTATTTATTTTATTCGTATGTACGGGGCAGCTGGAGGCGTGCTTTACAGTTTATTTATTATCGTTGTCAGTATATACGTCGAACATCTGGGAGTAGCTTACAATTTTCTGTTTGGCTCCTATGATTATAACCAGAATTTCGGATTAAAGATCTTCGATACGCCTGTAACCATTGGGTTCGCCTGGATGTTGATAATTGGCTGTTCTCATGAATTGGCGCGGGGGATTACGGAGAAATGGAGCGGCTTCTTCCGTCTTATCTCTTTCGTTATTACGGGTGGACTTCTTGCTGTGACCATGGATTTGATCCTTGATCCAGTTTCGTACAAAGTTAAAGAATATTGGATTTGGCAGGAGCCTGGAGTTTATTACGATATCCCCTTTTCCAATTTCATGGGCTGGTTTATTCTTGCCGCTATATTTCATGCCGTATTTCTACTATGGAACCCAGTAAAGGTCTCTCACTCTTCGCTTTGGCCGTCTCGTATGGCTCTTACGTTTGGCCTAATTATAGGGATGTTCTGTATCATGGCCATCAGTGGAAGACTGTTTGGCGCCGCTATTTTAGTTGGCTCTCTTGCCGCACTATGGTATATCATTTATTTTTGGAGGAAGAAAGGCTATGCTGAAAGCTAA